The Methanosarcina barkeri str. Wiesmoor DNA segment TGAAGTCTTCGAGAGCCTGACTGGTTTCGGAAGTTTCAACCTTTAAAGTCTGAATTCTTTGGTTTTTGGACTCAAATTCCAGCTCTTCGGCAGCTATTGAGGCCGAAAGCTCCTGTATTTTATTAGTATCCGAATGAGCTGCTTCTATGGTGTCCATTTCCTTCTTATTTTCCCGAATTACCTCTCCAAGCTCGTTAAAAATCTTACCCAGGCTGGCAAGGCTGTCACTAACATCTTTTGATTCTTCAGAAAAAACGCCTCTGGTATACCTGAAGCTCTGATTCATATGTTCCAGGCAGGTGTTAAGACTCTGCGTAGCCGTCCCATAGAAACTTTCAAGAGCCCTGAAATCCCTGTTTTCCTTCACTTTGATCTTATCTATCAACATTGTGACCTGTTTTGTCACATTTTCCCTGTTGCTCTTCGCTCGCTTTACAGCTCTGACATCAAAGTCTCCCTCAACTTTAGCCTCCGCAAGCATTGAGTTACTTTCCTTGAGTGCCAGAAGCGAAGCTTCAAGTTCTCTCAAAAGGTCGGATACATCCTTTTCTACCCTGGAAGAGATTTTTTGAGATCTTTTATCCAGCCATGCTGGTAGGTCTTCAAAATTAATCTCCTTGAGACCAGTCTCCACATCGGAACTTTCTTTTTTTCCAAAGAGCTTTTTAATCCACTTCAACCTTGACATTCCCCGAGTTTGATAAAACTATTTAACTTATTTCTTTAGTTCTGCATATTTTTGAAACTTATGATATGAAATATTTATTCTGTAAAAGACTTTCCGGGAATAAAAAGACAGAATAAAAGAAAGATAAAATCTACGAACACATAGAGAAATAAAGTGCTTTTTATATTGATGGCTGGAGGATTAGTATTAATCCTGCACTTTACTTTAGAAGTTTACTATTTATAAGTTCTACTTTTAATAAGTCCTACTCTTCATGAGTTCTATTCTTTATAAGTTCTACTTTTAATAAGTTATATTTTTAATAAGTTGTACTGTTAATAAGCTATACTAAATAAACTACATGAGAATCTGCTGAGCTTCTCCACGAAGATAAGAAGGAAGGTAAAAATGAGTTTTGAGACAATAATGAAACAGGTAATTCCATATACCGAGATAACGGTATCCAGGCTGATTTTTGCAGTAATAATGCTTTTTATGGGGTTCATTTTATCAAAGTATATTATTCTTGTTTTCAGAAGAGGAATACAGAAAACAAAGATTCCGGATCTTACTGTTCAATTTCTCACCCATTTTTTAAGTATCATCCTTTATGTAATTGTTATTCTTATTTTCTTGAAGAGTCTGAATTTCGACGTGGATAGTTATATAGTAGGAGTTTCTGCAGCAATAGGCATTGTTCTCGGACTTGGTCTGCAGGATACCTTTACAAACCTGACTGCTGGAGTATGTGTTGCCGCAATCAGGCCTATTGACACGGGAGAAATGGTAACCGTAAACGGACAGACCGGAAAAGTAAGATCTGTAGGGATCATGTCAACCGAGCTCCTGACTCTTGACAACCAGCTCATAACAATCCCTAACAAGCTTGTATGGGGAAGTTCTATTGTTAATATGACACGGATGCCTACAAGAAGAGTGTCGGTTGATGTAGGAATAAGTTACTCCTCAAGCCTCGAAAAAGCTACAGAGATAGCACTCAATATAATGAAAACACACCCTCTTGTCCTTAAGGAACCTGAACCCGCAGTTGTAACCACTGAACTTGCCAACTCCTCGATAAATTTACAGCTCCGGGCCTGGGCAAAAACGGGAGAAATGGTAACCGTAAAGAATGACCTTGTTGCAGGAATATTTGACGCTTATACGAAAGAAGGAATTGAAATTCCGTTCCCTCAGATGGATATAAATATAAAAGAAATTAAACCAAAAGAAGGTGGAAAACACACAATGGAACAGGATATGACAGTGCAGGAAGAAAAAATTTTACTTGAAGAGAAGTGCAATGTGGAATGACTATATTAAGCAAAAATCTTTGAAAACTGTCTATACTTCCTGTCCACCATATCTCTTTTCACACCGATAAGTTATATGAACTTAACATGTTATATGGAACATGGCAGTGACCTTGCCTTCAAGCTCGTTCCAGCGTTCAATTGCCCACGGTGTCGGAAAAAGCTCTACTCCACACCTTTTTTCTGTAAAAAAAGTTTCAGCTTCATCAGACAGTTTAACAAAACCTGTCTGCCCGGTTCCTATAAGGATTTTTTCTGTCCCTTCCTCATAAATGTGCTTTGCTTCCTCAAGCGAGATTTTATGAGAAGTTCCGTAGAGCTCCTTTGACAGTCCTTTCTCTCTTTTTTCTACCTGTCCATTGAGGCGAATAAGTATGTCATATTTAAAGGTCTCTCCGTTTACAGTAATAGAACCAAAACTCGTGGAATCAATCTTTGGCTTCATGGTTCACCTCTTAAATTGAAACTGAAAACAAGATTTTCTATTTTAGAATAGTTGTATATACTTCATATAATTAACAGATATGCCCTGAATACATAAATTTTCAAATCATAAACAGATCTGAATATAAAAATTACACATTTACGATTCTTGGCAGGGAAACCTGGCAAAAATAACATACCTGAGAAAATTTTACACCTTTGAAGAATGAAATCAAGTACATTAGGCATTATGGTCAAACTCTGCCATAAACAGTTAAAGATTATCCTATCAACTTTTCAGTTCAACAATAAGCAGATAAATGAGTGAGCGAATAACGAAAATATAACTCTATATGCATCATTTTAGGAGAGCGAATAAGTGTAGAATTCTGGAATGCGGAAAAATTCTAGAGAGAAAAGTACAAAAGCATGTACAAACGACAGGCCTGCTTTTAAATAAATATAACAAATTCACCGTCTTAGGAGATAAAGAGACTATAATATCCTGAAATTAAAGAAAAAAAAGTCTAGAGAATACTATTTTTCCACATCGATATTAAATAAAAACAATTATAGGACATAGACTCGTCAAAGACCTCATATTGTTATTTTAATGTTTAATAGGTACAGTTATAGATATCAATAGTTTTATAGTCGTCTAATTATTAAGATAAAGCTTTATCAAGTATTAAGTTCGTTTTTCTATTTTTATTCATAACTAAATAAATAAGTATGTTTATATGATAATATTTTCCAGTGTGCTTCGATTAAAAGTATTCTCGGATCAAATGAAACCGCCCCCGAGAAAATAAAACATAATAGGATAAAATACGGAGGAAAAGTAATGCGAAAAATTATGCTTAAGACAATCTGTATTTTCACATTAGTCTTTTTAGTCCTGTCAATGACAGGAGCAGCAGCATGCAGCAACAGTTGTAATACAAAAACAGATACAATAAATACAGCATGCAGTAACAGTTGTAATACAAAAACAGATGCAATAAATGATTGTTATAGTTTTAACCTTAAAAAATGTCCACATACTGCTTATTGCTTCAGGTATGATACTTTACTTAAGAATGATAAAGGGTGCAACCTTAAAGTTACAACTACCGGGACTTACAAGACCAAACTGGGCGGACAAGTGACAATATATAGTGACGGTAAATTCTGCTATAAAGCATCATCAACATGTTGTTCCAAAAAATGTTGTACTTGCACGGACACTTTCACATACAAGATAAAAGGTAAAGATGGAAAAACCGACTGTGCAACCGCTACGCTGAAACTCAAATGTCCCACCTGCTAAAGTACTATTCAGGTACTTACTCCAGTAGGTGCACTTATTATAACTAAACGCATTAAAGGGATAAGGAAGTTTAACTTCCCGGGATTAAACCCCAAATCCCTTAATGCTTGTCAATATTCGATTTTTGACTTAATTTTGCCAAAACGCGATAGTTCATGCTTATTTTCGTGTTGGATTCAGATCAATGAATTTTGGTTTTTTAATTTTGATTTTTTAATTTTGGTTTTTTAATTTTGGTTTTTTAATTTTGGTTTTTTAATTTTGGTTTTTTAATTTTGGTTTTTTAAATTTTGGATTTTAACTAGAATATTTTTAAAAAGCTTTTCAGATAGCACCTATCAGGAGCTAGAACTTGAGATTTCATTCCCGCAAACTGCGGACAATCGGGCTTTTTCCTTTTTTGCACACTCCATTCCCTCTTCAACAGCTTCCCTGATAATATACCCGGCCTTGTGAAGGATAGTGTCCCCGAGTTGAGGATCTTTGTCCATGCTGGCAGTACAGGGATAGGAGTGATGAGCACCTGAGATAGTTTCCTTATATTCAACAGTATCAGTCCAGCCGAGCTTTTTTGCCACAAACCAGGTGGAACCGCAAGGGGCATCCCTGAGAACGCCTGCTCCGATAAACATCTTACCATCAGGGCTCATTTCGATTCTGAGTACAGGTTTCCCGAAACCAAGGTCAACAAACGCATCTATAACAGGTTTACCGGTTTTTTCAAGGGCACAGAAAGGCTTTGGACCTTCAAACTCAACTCCAATGGCTTCAAGATCTTTTTTAATCTGTTCAAGCACCCCTGCAGGAGTTTTCTTCGAGTCTTCAACAGGTGCAATTACAGCTTTTGCTTTTGTTTTCGTCACAACGTCCGGGAGGGCTGTAAGAAGGTCTGGGTGAATGCCAATAGCAAGTATCAGATCACATTCCGGAAGTTTTTGAGGCATGTACTGCTCGGGCTCTTCTATAAACGTGGGCAGGTCTTGAGGAAATTCATGAATTCCTACAATCAGGTTCGCATATGATTTCCTGACCTGCCTGCAGTGATTACAGAGTTCTCCGCAGGACACGCAGAAATTTCCAGAATTGATCAGGTTCTGGATAACTTTTGTTCCAAGTTCGCCTGAGTAGAGTATGAGGATTTTCATAACTTACCCCTATTATTAAAGACTGTAAGAATTATTTGTGTCATTTTTCTCTTTCGTTGTAGATAGAAATCCGGATAATTTTTCCCCCTGGAAAGAAAAAAAGAGGGAAAGCAGATCAGCGAGGAGACCTTTGAGAAAGTAGTTGAGAAACTGCTAATGTTCAGTTCTAATACCCCTCCTTTAATGTTTTATCCGTTATACTATGTGATTTTTGTATGATACATTGTAATTATTTGTTTCAATGTATAAATAACAGGAGTTTCGAAATAGAAATTAGTATCCATATCTAAACCTCAATACACAGTTAAGGAAACAAAAGCACTGAAGACGAGAGAAAACAAAAAAGAACTAAAAGTAAAGGAAAAACTAAGAAAGAAAGGGAAAGGAAAAGGGGGAAAGGAAAAAAGGGGAAAGGAAAATAAACAGATTCTCACGGAAGTGGTCGCGATTCGGTCTTCCCTTTTTTCATTCTCCCAGTTTCAAAGCTCCATGCGGGCACATTTTAATACACACGCCGCACTGGATGCATTTCTTTTCGTCTACCAGGACATTCCAGGAGTCGTCAAAAGAATACACATTCATAGGGCAGACAGAAATACAGGCTCCACACTCAATGCATTCTTCCTCGTCCCTGTGAATAGGCCTGTCCAGAATGGAAACTATAGCTCCTCTCGATTCCAGAGCATTTTTGATTTTATCGAACTTGAGATCGTTCACGTCAGCTATCAATTCCCCATAGGTTGAGTCGATATTTGCAACCATTATATTAATCAGGATTCCGGTTTCGACTATAGACTCGGAAATAATAGGGTTATGGATTCTTTCAGTAGGAATGGTGATTTTGATTTTCACGTTCAGTACCTCCTTGCAAGAAGTTTGCTGATATTGTCGCTTGTTATTATTCCGAGAACCTGCCTCTGAGCATCGATCACCGGCATTGCAGATACCCCGTATCGATCCAGCCGCCTGGCTGCAAGATCTACAGGCTCATTCGGAGCGCAGGTCAGCACCTTTTTCGTCATAACGCTCTCCACCGAATCAAAACAATTCTCTGCAACAGCCTTTGAGATGTCCCAGGCAGTCAGGATCCCAACAAGTTCCCCAGAATCAGAAATCACAGTCAGATGGTTGAAAGAGTTCGCCCAGATTTTTTTTGCAGCATCCTGGACAGTTTGATCTCTTTTGATGGTCACAACAAAACTGGACATCACATCTTTTACGAGAGGTACGACCTGAGTCTCTTTCATGGGTTTGGCAGACCCTTCAGCACACAATCTTTCCACGGGCATGCTGACAAAGAATTTTCCATGCTTAACCCATGCCTTTAACTCATTTGCAATTTTTCTTGCGTTCTTGAAACTGGAAAGGGAGGAAGTGGGCACGTCTTTTCCATCAATCTGCACCGAGCCTGACCTGAGTTCAGCATAACTTACCTCTCTGATAACCGGCTTGTCCCTGCTTCCCACAGCATAGTCCTCGATGGTGGTTACAATATCCTCATCACGAACCGCAGTAGCGGCAGCAAGTTTTTCGTTGAGAATAGGGATGGGAATTCCAACTCCCATGTAAAGAGTAGCTCCGTATCCGGTAAAGGAAGCAGCTCTCAAATAGTCAGGGTTCATCTCTTTCAGGTTACCTTTAAGCATGAGAGTTCCAAAACCGGAAGAAGGAGAATGCTGAGTTCCGTTCCCTATAACATAGCCCTGGGTTCCTCCCATGAAAATCCTTGTTCCCATGCCTATAGTTTCATAGTTTGGGTCATTTGAGAGAGGAGAGAGTACTCCTGCCCCCGAATAGGTTACATTTCCGAGATTGGGCAGAAGCTCACCCATATAAGTATGCAGAGTCCTTTTAGAACTGTTAGTTGCTGCTGCATATTTTTGGTAGGCGTTCCTTGGGTTAAGAAGAATGGCTTCATTAAGGTCTTCAAGAGAAATTATCGTATCAAGTACTTTCCTTGGATAACAATCCGTCCCATACGAAGTAGCGTGAACATCGATCTCTTTACCCCTGAGAAGATCTTCAATAACATGAGCTCCACCATACTGAATTCCCCGTGTATCTGAAATCTGGGCAGCTCCCAGGTAAGCATCTACGGCTGCCAGCCCGCTGTATGCTTCTACATTGTTAAACCAGATCTTCTGGATTTTTATGGGAGGCTCGGAATGCCCCAGGTTAAGCATCAAACCGGATGAACACATAGCTCCGAATGTGCCTGTAGTAACTACATCTACTTCTTTTGCAGCCCCTTCAGCGCCAAGCTCCTCAACAATTGTGACCATTTCCTCGGCTGTCACTACATTGACGCTTCCATCTTCAATTTTTCTATTAATCTCATGAACTGATTTTTTAACCATTGGGGGTCTCCTCTTTTTGCAAATTTATATGAATAGTAATATTTATTGTACTTATATATTATTTATGATAATGTTAAAGGTAAAAGCCCTGCCTGAAGACGCGAAAAGCTGTGCCTGAATTTGATTTATTTTCAGGTTTTCAGGTTTATGCCCTTAATTCGACAAATAATATTCATAATTATGGGCTATATATATTACTTACGATAATTTGAAAATTCTCATACCGTAGAGTCAAACTATAAATAGATATAACAGTTCATGTGGAAACATTTTAAATAATCAAGAGCTCTTCCCACACTCCAGGAGGTTAATTTCAGTAAGTTTCTTATGCTAAGAAGATATACCCGAGGCCAGGTGATCTGTTGACACGTATACTTGCTACCGGGACTTTTGACCTTCTACATCCCGGACATATTTATTTTCTGACCCAGGCCCGAGCTCTGGGGGATGAGCTTTTCGTTATTGTTGCTAGAGACTCAAATGTGACTCATAAGCCAAAACCAATTGTGTCCGAAGAGCAGCGGCTGGAGATGGTAAATGCGCTCGGGATAGTAGATAAAGCGCTTTTAGGCAGCGAAAAAGATATGTTTGAACCCCTGAAGCATATCAGACCGGATATAATTGCCCTGGGTTACGACCAGCGTTTTAACGCCGAAAATCTGGAAGAAGAACTTGCTAAAAGAGGGCTTCCTGCAAATGTGGTAAGGATTCCACTTTCAAAAGAATGCCCACTTTGTAGTACAGGTGCAATCATAAAAGAAGTACTTAAACGGTATGGGTAAATTTGCCCCTACCGTTTCCCGATTTGATTGATGCCTGTTATTCTTTACTCATACTTTTTTTTTCAGAAAAATAATTGACTGAATTTAATTTAGGAAAATACCTTTTCAAGTCTTTCAAGAGCTTCCCTGATTCGGTCAATCGATGTTGCATAGGAAATCCTTACGAAATCCTCGCCAGATGAACCAAAAGCAATTCCAGGAGTAACTGCCACCTGAGCTTCTTTCAGGAGACGTTCTGCAACCTGAGTCCCGTTTCCATACTCGCTGACATTAGCAAAAGCATAGAAAGCTCCATCAGGCTTTTTACATTCAAACCCCATCTTGTTCAGACCGTCGATAAGGACATCACGGCGTACCTTGAAACGGTCAACCATTGCTTTAACACTGTCCTGAGGGCCCTGAAGGGCTTCAAGTCCACCGTACTGAACAAACGTAGTCGCACTGCTTACCGAATGAGACTGAATTTTAAGTAGAAGTTTGAGAATTTCAGGAGGAGCAGTCAGGTAGCCAAGTCTCCAGCCTGTCATGGCATATGCCTTGGAAAAACCATTTACGGTGATAGTTCTTTCCTGCATTCCATCGAGGCTGCCAATGCTGATATGTTCCCTGTCATAGATAATTTTTTCATAAATCTCATCTGAAACCACTATAAGGTCATGGTCAATTGCAAGATCCGCGATACATTGCAAAGTCTTTTTTCCAAAGACCCCACCTGTAGGATTTCCCGGACTATTTACAACAATGAGCTTGGTTTTATCAGTGATGTACTCTTCAAAATTGTCAGGAATGAAACCTTTTTCAGGGACTGTCGGAACCCAGACTGTTTCCGCTCCCGCAAAACGTATGCATGCATCATAAGTTACCCATGCAGGGTTAAACAGGAGAGCCTGGTCCCCATCATCGAGGACGCTCATCATTACCTCAAAAATTCCCTGTTTCGCTCCAGGGGTGACAAGTACACCTGACTCGGTTACATCGAGGTTGTTTTCCGTCCTCAATTTTTCGGCAATGGCTGCCCTTAGTTCAGGAATACCTCCAGAAGGAGCATAGTGGGTTTTTCCCTCATACATAGCCTTTGCCGCAGCATCGCAGATATTCTTAGGGGTATTGAAATCAGGTTCACCAAGGCTGAAATTGATTACGTCTGTACCCTCTTTAATCATTCTGGTCGCAATATTGGAGATCTTTATCGTTGCGGATTCTTCTACACGCTTGAGCCTTGCGGATGACATAGGAATGGTCCTGGTATTACATTTGCTAATTTAGTTATTATAACATTCACAGCCGCCGCACCAGCTTTACTGCAGCTTCAACGGCCCTTTTTGCATAGTCCACACGTTCATGAGCCGCCATGCGAGTCATACCTGGGCCAGGAATACCGAGAGTTACAGGCTTATTGAACTCAAGAGAAAGATCCATGATTTTCCTTGCAGCGTGCTGCATAACCACCTGGTCATGGTCAGTGTCGCCTTCAATTACAGATCCTATAGTAACTACGGCATCGATGTCATCCCTCTGACAAAGCTTCTTGATCGCAAGCGGCATGTCAAATACCCCTGGGACAAGAATAGTCTCTTTAACTGTTGCCCCCAGGAACTCCGCGTGTTCTCTTCCAAGCAGTTCCATCTGATAGGTCAGATCCCTGTTAAATTCAGCTACAACAAATCCTAGGCTGATAGTCATCTGATAAGGTCTCCAGTCTTGTTTTTACATAAATTGATTCATGTTCTTAATGGGCCTGCGTCTTCAAAGCCTTGCCTTTGGCCGGTACCGGCTTCTCGAATTAACTTTTCAGGCTTGAAGAGCAGTTTGATTACGTTTAAAGCGTGCTCTCGGGTCCTTCTGTCCATAAGGAAAGCAAGTTCCTTCTCGTCCTTTCCTTCGTTTTCATGGACAAAGACCTCGATAATATGGGTATTGGTCATGAGCTGGGCCATAATAAGGCCCTGAGAAGCTTCATGAGCACAGATTTTGTCCTGTTCCTTAGCTCCAGGCATTCCAAGAGCCATAACGATATCGCACCCTTCTTCTTCAATAAGTTTTTTGGCTGCGACCGGAAGGTCCTTTATCCCTGGCACAGTAACTCTTTTGATTTTTACAGATACATTTTTTTGTATCTCATCAATTGCCGCACGCCCCATATTATAACGTGCGAATGCGGTATCTGCAATTCCTATTGTGGGCATGTAAATCCGATCGGAAATTAGGTTAAAATCTTATCAGGGCTTTCCTGAAAAGATCTTGTAGATATGTTCTACCTGTCTCTAAGTCTATAACTTTATCCTTTTCAGGCTCTGTCAAGGACCCTGGTTGCGGCTTCTACACCTGCTCCCAGGCGATCAATGTAACCACGCTTATTCAACACGATCTCCAGCTGCTGGATGGTTGAAAGCACATCCCTTCCGGTCACATTACCCATGCAACCGATCCTGAAAATCTTATTTTTAAGACGTTCCTGCCCACCTGCAATAATTACGCCTCTTGCCTTCATATCACTTTTTATATTTTCACCATTAACATCTGCGGGAGCCTTCATAGCAGAGACAGTGTTAGAGTAATGGCTGTATTCGTTAAGCTGAGGGAACATCTCAATGTTCAGTTCGGCAACTGCTGCTCTTATAGCTTCAGAAAGGACTCTGTGCCTCTTAATCCTTGCCTCCATTCCCTCCTCTTTTACGATGTGCAGAGCCTCCTGAAGCGCGTAGAAGAGAGGAATTGCAGGAGTGTAAGGTGTTTCTGCTTTGGGCTTGTCCCCACTCTTTTTATATGCAAGTAGGTCGTTATAGTAAGGTCTTTTAGTTACATCCTTCATAACCTCAAAAGCCTTTTCACTTACAGAAACGACTGAAAGTCCAGGAGGAGCTGCAAGACACTTCTGTGAGCCTACAACTGCAATGTCAACTCCCCACTCATCAACCTTTACATCATCTCCTCCGAGGGAGGTCACACCGTCCATAATAAAGAGGGCATCATGCTTTTTAGCAAGTTTGCCAATTTCTGCTGCCGGGTTGAGAATGCCTGCTGAAGTTTCGTTGTGTACAAGAGTGACTGCTTTTGCCCCTTCTTCGAGTTTTTCCTTGACAACCTCAAGGTCAACCGGATGACCCCATTCGAATACAACTGGGACAACATCCCCATAGATAGCTGCAATGTCCTTAAACCGCTCTCCAAACTTTCCGTTTTCTATGGCAATAACTTTGTCTCCGCTTCCAACCGAAGAACCGATAGCAGCTTCCATTCCTGCCGTTCCCGAACCACTGAGAACGAAAATATCATTTTTTGTCTGGAAAACGCTGGAAAGGATTTCCCTGCAATCGGTATAGATTCCAGCAAATTCCGCACTTCGGTGATTGATCATCGGTTTTGACATAGCTCTAAGGACTCTGGGTGTAACAGTTACGGGACCAGGCATCATGAGGAGGGTATCTTCCAGATCCATATATTATACTCCACATTTTTAAAAATTTAATTCAATATATAATCCAATTTATTTTTTGATATTATCCAATTTTATTTTTTGATATAATCCGATTTTATATTTTAATCTAATCC contains these protein-coding regions:
- the ribC gene encoding riboflavin synthase is translated as MPTIGIADTAFARYNMGRAAIDEIQKNVSVKIKRVTVPGIKDLPVAAKKLIEEEGCDIVMALGMPGAKEQDKICAHEASQGLIMAQLMTNTHIIEVFVHENEGKDEKELAFLMDRRTREHALNVIKLLFKPEKLIREAGTGQRQGFEDAGPLRT
- a CDS encoding pyridoxal phosphate-dependent aminotransferase, giving the protein MSSARLKRVEESATIKISNIATRMIKEGTDVINFSLGEPDFNTPKNICDAAAKAMYEGKTHYAPSGGIPELRAAIAEKLRTENNLDVTESGVLVTPGAKQGIFEVMMSVLDDGDQALLFNPAWVTYDACIRFAGAETVWVPTVPEKGFIPDNFEEYITDKTKLIVVNSPGNPTGGVFGKKTLQCIADLAIDHDLIVVSDEIYEKIIYDREHISIGSLDGMQERTITVNGFSKAYAMTGWRLGYLTAPPEILKLLLKIQSHSVSSATTFVQYGGLEALQGPQDSVKAMVDRFKVRRDVLIDGLNKMGFECKKPDGAFYAFANVSEYGNGTQVAERLLKEAQVAVTPGIAFGSSGEDFVRISYATSIDRIREALERLEKVFS
- a CDS encoding adenylyltransferase/cytidyltransferase family protein; amino-acid sequence: MYPRPGDLLTRILATGTFDLLHPGHIYFLTQARALGDELFVIVARDSNVTHKPKPIVSEEQRLEMVNALGIVDKALLGSEKDMFEPLKHIRPDIIALGYDQRFNAENLEEELAKRGLPANVVRIPLSKECPLCSTGAIIKEVLKRYG
- the ribH gene encoding 6,7-dimethyl-8-ribityllumazine synthase, which gives rise to MTISLGFVVAEFNRDLTYQMELLGREHAEFLGATVKETILVPGVFDMPLAIKKLCQRDDIDAVVTIGSVIEGDTDHDQVVMQHAARKIMDLSLEFNKPVTLGIPGPGMTRMAAHERVDYAKRAVEAAVKLVRRL
- a CDS encoding Mth938-like domain-containing protein; the encoded protein is MKPKIDSTSFGSITVNGETFKYDILIRLNGQVEKREKGLSKELYGTSHKISLEEAKHIYEEGTEKILIGTGQTGFVKLSDEAETFFTEKRCGVELFPTPWAIERWNELEGKVTAMFHITC
- a CDS encoding alanine--glyoxylate aminotransferase family protein, translated to MDLEDTLLMMPGPVTVTPRVLRAMSKPMINHRSAEFAGIYTDCREILSSVFQTKNDIFVLSGSGTAGMEAAIGSSVGSGDKVIAIENGKFGERFKDIAAIYGDVVPVVFEWGHPVDLEVVKEKLEEGAKAVTLVHNETSAGILNPAAEIGKLAKKHDALFIMDGVTSLGGDDVKVDEWGVDIAVVGSQKCLAAPPGLSVVSVSEKAFEVMKDVTKRPYYNDLLAYKKSGDKPKAETPYTPAIPLFYALQEALHIVKEEGMEARIKRHRVLSEAIRAAVAELNIEMFPQLNEYSHYSNTVSAMKAPADVNGENIKSDMKARGVIIAGGQERLKNKIFRIGCMGNVTGRDVLSTIQQLEIVLNKRGYIDRLGAGVEAATRVLDRA
- a CDS encoding L-aspartate semialdehyde sulfurtransferase → MVKKSVHEINRKIEDGSVNVVTAEEMVTIVEELGAEGAAKEVDVVTTGTFGAMCSSGLMLNLGHSEPPIKIQKIWFNNVEAYSGLAAVDAYLGAAQISDTRGIQYGGAHVIEDLLRGKEIDVHATSYGTDCYPRKVLDTIISLEDLNEAILLNPRNAYQKYAAATNSSKRTLHTYMGELLPNLGNVTYSGAGVLSPLSNDPNYETIGMGTRIFMGGTQGYVIGNGTQHSPSSGFGTLMLKGNLKEMNPDYLRAASFTGYGATLYMGVGIPIPILNEKLAAATAVRDEDIVTTIEDYAVGSRDKPVIREVSYAELRSGSVQIDGKDVPTSSLSSFKNARKIANELKAWVKHGKFFVSMPVERLCAEGSAKPMKETQVVPLVKDVMSSFVVTIKRDQTVQDAAKKIWANSFNHLTVISDSGELVGILTAWDISKAVAENCFDSVESVMTKKVLTCAPNEPVDLAARRLDRYGVSAMPVIDAQRQVLGIITSDNISKLLARRY
- a CDS encoding mechanosensitive ion channel family protein; translated protein: MSFETIMKQVIPYTEITVSRLIFAVIMLFMGFILSKYIILVFRRGIQKTKIPDLTVQFLTHFLSIILYVIVILIFLKSLNFDVDSYIVGVSAAIGIVLGLGLQDTFTNLTAGVCVAAIRPIDTGEMVTVNGQTGKVRSVGIMSTELLTLDNQLITIPNKLVWGSSIVNMTRMPTRRVSVDVGISYSSSLEKATEIALNIMKTHPLVLKEPEPAVVTTELANSSINLQLRAWAKTGEMVTVKNDLVAGIFDAYTKEGIEIPFPQMDINIKEIKPKEGGKHTMEQDMTVQEEKILLEEKCNVE
- a CDS encoding DUF166 domain-containing protein, with translation MKILILYSGELGTKVIQNLINSGNFCVSCGELCNHCRQVRKSYANLIVGIHEFPQDLPTFIEEPEQYMPQKLPECDLILAIGIHPDLLTALPDVVTKTKAKAVIAPVEDSKKTPAGVLEQIKKDLEAIGVEFEGPKPFCALEKTGKPVIDAFVDLGFGKPVLRIEMSPDGKMFIGAGVLRDAPCGSTWFVAKKLGWTDTVEYKETISGAHHSYPCTASMDKDPQLGDTILHKAGYIIREAVEEGMECAKKEKARLSAVCGNEISSSSS
- a CDS encoding 4Fe-4S binding protein; translated protein: MKIKITIPTERIHNPIISESIVETGILINIMVANIDSTYGELIADVNDLKFDKIKNALESRGAIVSILDRPIHRDEEECIECGACISVCPMNVYSFDDSWNVLVDEKKCIQCGVCIKMCPHGALKLGE
- a CDS encoding cell surface protein; this encodes MSRLKWIKKLFGKKESSDVETGLKEINFEDLPAWLDKRSQKISSRVEKDVSDLLRELEASLLALKESNSMLAEAKVEGDFDVRAVKRAKSNRENVTKQVTMLIDKIKVKENRDFRALESFYGTATQSLNTCLEHMNQSFRYTRGVFSEESKDVSDSLASLGKIFNELGEVIRENKKEMDTIEAAHSDTNKIQELSASIAAEELEFESKNQRIQTLKVETSETSQALEDFRKGPVWQSLQNLQEESIAAREKLRKAETGLSSLVLPLSGHLSRIKKLHENGRYTLNPEVKKQLDICLEAPIYVNPSFFPELQKIFEDNALDMQAQKKEKALLQVKTAISNFPERKKEYLEALQEFEAKKAELESSDTGKLVELERKEAELLNRTHALEEDIMDSEKKLAALREELEHQKEKLLVSLGLIDSDLNVNFSSPVSGRRHEVN